A window of Thermodesulfovibrionales bacterium genomic DNA:
CTCTTCTCCCTCATCGAAGCAGAGGAACTTGGTATAACCAAAGAGAATGTTCGTGCAGCAAAGACTGCGTCTATGAGTCCTGCGGTGAAACGGTTTCTTGACGCAGACGGGAAATTCGGAAAGGCCCTGGGAGCTTCACCTGAATGGACTGTCCGGATAATCGGGAGCGTCGGGAATTATGGCGAGATCTTTGATCGGAACCTCGGCAGCGAAAGCGCATTGAATCTCGAGCGCGGCCTGAATCGTCTCTGGAACAAAGGAGGATTGATGTATGCGCCTCCCTTCGAATAGCCCTTATTGCCTGTCTGCTTCCGGCTTTGTAATGGCCGGGGCACGCTACGGAATTGAGAGTCTATCCTTCCCGTTCTCTCCCGGGCATTTCATTGATCAGGAGCAGCTGCATGTCTGATCTCCAGACCATCATCACGTTCGTTGTGTTCTGCGGAGTCATTGCAGCGATAGCCTTTGATCTTATCGACATGGCCGTTACCGCGATGCTCGGACTCTGCGTTTTGCTGGTGGCCGGGATTTTTACCGGCGAAGACGTAGGGGTCGTGATCCATTCGGCAGGAGGTCCGCTGGCGCTGCTCTTCGGCGGCATGGTTGTTGCCAGAACGCTCGTCCCGACGGGCATCTTTGATCACGTGGGAACGAGATTTCTGCGTCTGACCAATGGAAGCGGCAAGAGATACATCCTGGGAATTTTCATTCTTGTCGCGCCCTTATGTGCTTTCCTCCCGAACGCCACTACCGTGATCCTTGTGGCCCCGATCATAATTCGCGTCGCCATTGCATTAGAGGTGGACTTTGTCGGACCCATGGTGCTGACCGCGATTATCAGCAATTCCGCAGGTCTCCTCACCCTTGTGGGCGATCCCGCCACCTTCCTCGTCGGCAGTTCAATCGGGCTGACATTCAATCAGTACCTGAAGAGGGTGAGCATAGGAGGCCTGTTGTCTTTAGTCGTGCTCGTTCCGCTCATGCCGCTGATCATGAAGGATGTGTGGCGTGTCCGGAAGCCTATTCCCGAAATCCTGGAGCTGAAGCCGATTCAGAAGCCTCTCCTCCTTGTCTGCTCTCTCGTGGTCCTTGCCGGCATGGTCCTGCTCTTCCTCTTTGGTGAATACCTGCCCGTGCGGATCGTTCCTCCATCTGTCTCAATCATCG
This region includes:
- a CDS encoding SLC13 family permease, with protein sequence MSDLQTIITFVVFCGVIAAIAFDLIDMAVTAMLGLCVLLVAGIFTGEDVGVVIHSAGGPLALLFGGMVVARTLVPTGIFDHVGTRFLRLTNGSGKRYILGIFILVAPLCAFLPNATTVILVAPIIIRVAIALEVDFVGPMVLTAIISNSAGLLTLVGDPATFLVGSSIGLTFNQYLKRVSIGGLLSLVVLVPLMPLIMKDVWRVRKPIPEILELKPIQKPLLLVCSLVVLAGMVLLFLFGEYLPVRIVPPSVSIIAASLALLIIYGTHVEPVDKVLKDVDWKTLIFLTCLFCLVQALSKTGILSGMSRNLLTWFGTDLPLVGLAMLAFVSLSSSLIANIPVVAAMLLLVKGYLVAAQLVPDYAMGAAFTDWPLATLPVFVAMMFGGTLGGNATLIGASANVVSAGICAAEGKRITFTTFLRYGIPLTVCQLLVSALYVFGLFLFVGR